TTCAGCCGTATAGTCACCACGGTAGTTTGACAATTCATAATCACAAAACACTGGTGATCCCTCCTTGGAAAGTAAAATTCTGCCCCCAAAATAAAATTATAACATATATTTTGCCAATGGAAAGTATTTTTTTTGTTAATTCAAGGAAAAAGTTCAACGATTTCCTTGCCTACTTTATTTTTTCCACAAAATTGCCCATTCTCTCCAAGGCCTCATTCAGTTGGGCAATGGATGTAGCATATGAGCAGCGAATGAATCCTTCCCCGCCAAGACCGAATGCGGTGCCCGGTACGGCAGCCACTTTCGCCTCGGTCAGCAAGCGCTGGGCAAATTCATCCGAGCCGAGTCCCGTTCGCTTGATGCTCGGGAACGCGTAGAACGCTCCCTGTGGCTCGTGGCAATCCAAACCGATCTCGCGCAGCCCTTGAACCACGAGTCTGCGCCGCTGGTTATAGGATTCAACCATTCGGTCCTTTTCCCCCATGCCGTTACGCAATGCTTCGAGCGCGGCGACTTGCCCCATTGCGGGTGCACACATAACCGTATACTGGTGGATTTTCAGCATGGCGCCAATCAGATCCGAATGAGCACACACATACCCCATACGCCAACCAGTCATAGCAAAAGCCTTCGAGAAGCCGCTTACCAGAATGGTGCGGTCCATCATGCCTGGCATCGAGGCAAAGCTGACGTGCTTGCCTTCATACGTGAGCTCAGCATAGATTTCATCGGAGATCACAATCAGATCGTGTTTTTCCACTACTTCCGCAATGGGCAGCCAATCCTCATAGGTCATGATCGCTCCTGTTGGATTGCTTGGGTAACACAGGATCAGAATCTTTGATTTGGGGGTGATTTGCGCTTCGAGCGCCTCGGCGGTCAGTTTGAAATGATGCTCTGCCGTCGTTTCAATACCAACGGGCACCCCGCCACCGATTGAAGCAATCGGCGAGTAAGAAATGTAACACGGCTCGGGGATCAGAATTTCATCTCCGGGAACAATCAAGGCACGCAGCGCCAGATCAATCGCTTCACTGCCGCCTACGGTTACGATCATTTCATTGGCAGGATTATAGGTCACGTGGAAACTGTCGTTCAAATATTCCGCGATCGCCTCCCGAAGTTCAGGCATACCGGCATTGGACGTATATCCTGTAAACCCGCGCTCCAATGAATATACGCAGGCTTCTCGTACATGCCACGGCGTTACGAAATCAGGCTCACCGACACCAAGTGTGATAATATCCTTATTTCCACTGACGAGATCAAAAAACTTCCGGATTCCAGAGGGTTGAATGTCCCTGACCCTGGGCGCCAAATAGGAGCTCATCGATTTCCTGTTATTTTCTGCAAGCTGCTGTTCGTTCACAATCATAGCACACGCTTCCTTTACGGCGAGATCAGGAGACGATTGTCTTCTTGACGTTCTTCAAAAATAATCCCGTCTTGTTTATATTTTTTCAAAATAAAATTCGTTTTGGTCGATAATACAGAATCGATAGGTGACAGCTTCTCCGAAACAAAGTTGGCCACCTCACGCAAGTTTCCGCCTTCCACTTCAACCAGCAAGTCGTAGGCGCCAGACATAAGATAGACGGACTTCACCTGCGGGAATAAATAAATCCGTTCCGCAATTCCTTCAAAGCCTCTTCCGCGCTCAGGTGTAATTTGAACCTCGATCAGCGCCGTAACCTTCTCGTCTTCCACCTTGCCCCAGTTGACTACGGTCGCATACTTAACAATGACGTGATCTCGTTCAAGCTCCGCAATGGAGGTCTTTACTTCTTCCTCATCTACACCGAGTAGAGTAGAGAGCAGAGCCGGCGATCTTCTCGCGTCTTCTTTCAGCAGGTCAAGCACCTTCAGTTTCAATTCGCTAAGCTCTTCCATATACGTATCCTCCAGCACTTATTCCGAATATCCGTTCTTATAGCATGATATATCGGAACAGAGATTAATACTTATATTACAATAACTTACACGGGATGTGCAAAAAAAAATACCGATGCATGCCGGCAGCAACGGCTGCGGGGGTCATCGGCTCATAGATTAAGTTCACCATGGGATCATTGGGTTACATTATTAGAAGCGGGCGCTACATTGGTGGCATGCGGCGCCACATTCGGGTGATGCGCGAACGCGCCCATGCTGGAAGTTTTTTGATTAATGGTTTCCCGAGTTTTTTGCAGCGACTGCTGCGCTTGCTTATGCTGCTTGTCCACATCGTATTTCAATGCATGCCGAGGGGCGGTATACATGTTCTGCTGCTTCATCATATTAAAAAACTCGCCTTGCAGCCTCAGTGTATCCGCGGTCAGATCCGTAAACATTTGACGCACCTCAGGGCAAGAGGCTTCCGTCGTGGCTGTCGTATACTCTCGAACGGCACGTTTCAGCTCTCCCAGAATAGGGCTAAGCATATCCTCTTCGGGCAGGTATGAAGATCCATTAGGGGTTACCATAAGTCGTTCCTCCTTAACAATTTTGCTTCCTGGTCTATACATCTCCTCTTATTGAGGCTGCGTCGGCGCGATATTGCTGTGAATTTGCAGAGCATTCACCAAGGTGTCCAGATGCTGCTCATGGCGTTTTACGAATCCCAGCAGCGCCTGCTGGATAGCTGGATTCTGACTGGCTGCTGCTGTCGCGGCACAATGCTTGGCCAGCATGGTTTCGTTGGAGATGCAATCCGCAATATAGTCCAGTTCTTTTGAGGTTAGAGGCTGTAATTGCTGATTAGGTGTCATCTTTGTGTTTGTTCCCCTTTCCATTTAGGTTGCACAGGAGCTAGTATGCCACCTATATAAAAATCTATGTCGTGAGATGTCATTAAAAACGAAAGGAACGTCCAAACTAATAACGATGTGACAATGAGGGGGTGAGGGACATTTTACTGACCGGCGGAATAACGCCCTGGAAATATTTAAACACTGAACCTGTAAAAAAATACCCCGGTCTATCAGAACAGCTCAGCTGTGATGTACTCATAGTCGGCGGCGGTATAAGCGGCGCGCTGATGGCCTACGTGCTGACCATGCAAGACGTGGACACCGTCCTACTGGAGAAAAAACGCGTGTGCGAAGGCAGCACATCCGCCAATTCGGGGCTGTTGCAATTTTCTAACGACTGCCCTCTATCTGATCTGATCCAACAATTCGGTGAACAACGGGCTTCCTCCTTCTACATGATGTGCAGACATGCGGTACGCCGGATCACCGAAATCGCAAATCATCTGTCCAGGGATTCCGGCCTGATCACGCGAAGCAGCCTCTACTATGCCAGTACCCCTCAAGATGTCGGCATGATTCGGCACGAGTATGACCTGCTCAAACGGAAGGGCTTCGATGTCGAATACTGGGGCCGCGAGCATGTGAAGGCTAACTTCCCGTTCTCAAAAGAAGCGGCCATCTATGCCCGCGGCGATGCCGAAGTGGATCCCTACCGTTTCGGGCATAATCTTCTCCAGGATGCCAGCGAGCATGGGCTGCGTGTTTATGAAAATAGCGAAGTGAAGGAAACCCGGTATACCGACAGCGATGTCACCGTCTTAACCGATCAAGGAAGCGTTCTGGCCAGGAACGTCATCTGGGCCACCGGGTATAGCACCCAAGAATGGAAGCCTGATTATCAAGCGGAGCTGCTCAATACCTATGCCATCCTGACGGAGCCGGTATCCGATCTGTCTTCATGGTATGAGCGCGCATTCATATGGGAAACAAATCGCCCTTATCTCTATTTCCGGACAACGCCGGATCAGCGAATCATAGCCGGAGGGCTGGATGAGCCGCTGCCTCCTTCTGGCAAACCAGAGGAGTACGCTGAATCAAGAAGCCGGAGATTGTTAAATGAAATTCATCAGTTGTTCCCCCATATGACGGATTTGAAGATCGCTTGCAGTTGGGCCGGCGTATTTGCCACAACCAAAGACGGCATCCCGCTGATCGGCAGGCACCCGAAATATCCGCACAGCTACTTTATCGAGGTGTATGGCGGAAACGGGACCGTATACAGCATGATCGCTGCGGATCTGCTGGGCGAGACGATAGCAGGACGTGAGCCCGAAGAACTGAAATGGTTCTCCCTGACACGGCCAATGGACCTTAAGATGTCATAAA
This Paenibacillus sp. JZ16 DNA region includes the following protein-coding sequences:
- a CDS encoding aminotransferase class I/II-fold pyridoxal phosphate-dependent enzyme — protein: MIVNEQQLAENNRKSMSSYLAPRVRDIQPSGIRKFFDLVSGNKDIITLGVGEPDFVTPWHVREACVYSLERGFTGYTSNAGMPELREAIAEYLNDSFHVTYNPANEMIVTVGGSEAIDLALRALIVPGDEILIPEPCYISYSPIASIGGGVPVGIETTAEHHFKLTAEALEAQITPKSKILILCYPSNPTGAIMTYEDWLPIAEVVEKHDLIVISDEIYAELTYEGKHVSFASMPGMMDRTILVSGFSKAFAMTGWRMGYVCAHSDLIGAMLKIHQYTVMCAPAMGQVAALEALRNGMGEKDRMVESYNQRRRLVVQGLREIGLDCHEPQGAFYAFPSIKRTGLGSDEFAQRLLTEAKVAAVPGTAFGLGGEGFIRCSYATSIAQLNEALERMGNFVEKIK
- a CDS encoding Lrp/AsnC family transcriptional regulator — its product is MEELSELKLKVLDLLKEDARRSPALLSTLLGVDEEEVKTSIAELERDHVIVKYATVVNWGKVEDEKVTALIEVQITPERGRGFEGIAERIYLFPQVKSVYLMSGAYDLLVEVEGGNLREVANFVSEKLSPIDSVLSTKTNFILKKYKQDGIIFEERQEDNRLLISP
- a CDS encoding spore coat protein; protein product: MVTPNGSSYLPEEDMLSPILGELKRAVREYTTATTEASCPEVRQMFTDLTADTLRLQGEFFNMMKQQNMYTAPRHALKYDVDKQHKQAQQSLQKTRETINQKTSSMGAFAHHPNVAPHATNVAPASNNVTQ
- a CDS encoding NAD(P)/FAD-dependent oxidoreductase, giving the protein MRDILLTGGITPWKYLNTEPVKKYPGLSEQLSCDVLIVGGGISGALMAYVLTMQDVDTVLLEKKRVCEGSTSANSGLLQFSNDCPLSDLIQQFGEQRASSFYMMCRHAVRRITEIANHLSRDSGLITRSSLYYASTPQDVGMIRHEYDLLKRKGFDVEYWGREHVKANFPFSKEAAIYARGDAEVDPYRFGHNLLQDASEHGLRVYENSEVKETRYTDSDVTVLTDQGSVLARNVIWATGYSTQEWKPDYQAELLNTYAILTEPVSDLSSWYERAFIWETNRPYLYFRTTPDQRIIAGGLDEPLPPSGKPEEYAESRSRRLLNEIHQLFPHMTDLKIACSWAGVFATTKDGIPLIGRHPKYPHSYFIEVYGGNGTVYSMIAADLLGETIAGREPEELKWFSLTRPMDLKMS